The following is a genomic window from Garra rufa chromosome 4, GarRuf1.0, whole genome shotgun sequence.
ttCTTGTTTTACTAGCATATAATAGAGCAGGTCTTCTCAACTCTGGCCCAtaagatccactttcctgcagagtttaactctaACCTTGATCAAATTCACCtgcatacagtgaggaaaaaaattatttgatcctctGCTGACTGTGTACTTTGCACACTGATGAAGAAATGACCAGTCGatgattttaatggtaggtttatttgaacagtaaaagacagaaaaacaacaacaacaacaacaacaacaacaaaaaatccagaaaaaaagcataaaaaaaagtctaaattgatttgcattttaatgagtgaaataagtatgtgacccaaaacatgacttagtacttttGATGGCAAAACCCATGTTGGTTTCAAGGCTCAAGTTTGGTAACTCTAACCTTCAGCTCTCTTCATAAATTTTCTTTAGGATTAACATCTTGAGACTGGcttggccactccaggacctcaatGTGcttctagtgatgggtcgttcttgaacgattcgttcattctGAACGAAtcttaatgtgactcgggaagaacgagtcgtctcggggagtgattcattcagtcgcgcatgcgcaattgcgcaactatgaacgaaggactcaaacccgaagactcgagagatgaactaatcaattctgtttccggctccagcagcataggttaagcgtatggggctgtcacgtgatgaacgaacgactcgaacccgaagactcgagagatgaactaatcaattctgtttccggctcaggcagcataggttaagcgtatggggctgtcacgtgatgaacgaacgactcgaacccgaagactcgagagatgaactaatcaattctgtttccggctcaggcagcataggttaagcgtatggggctgtcacgtgatgaacgaacgactcgaacccgaagactcgagagatgaactaatcaattctgtttccggctcaggcagcataggttaagcgaatggggctgtcacgtgatgaacgaacgacttgGACCCGAaaactcgagagatgaactaatcaattctctttccggctcagactgcgttagttaagcttatatgggggtttgtcacgtaatgaacgaacgactcaaacccggacagatagaaGTGAGGAAGAAtcatgaagacccaggtaaacaatgcataaatcttttgtttctaatagcttaaagttttgtcttgtttgtagtgtgatcaacgttatataaacgtgtatgagcattacatgtgttatggaagtaaaacgtagctttttaattatattttggcaaaatgaacgaaatgactcgaaaaaagatttgttcattttgctgaacgagactcaaagatccgagtcggtaaaatgatccgaacttcccatcactatgtgcttcttcttgagccactcctttgttgccttggccatgtgtttgggtcattgtcatgctggaatgcCCATTCACAACACATTTataatgccctggctgaggtaaggaggttctcacccaataTTTGACAGTACAAGGCCCCATCCATCGtttctttgatgcggtgcagttgtcctgtccccttagcagaaaaacaccaccAAAGCTTAATGTTTCGACCTCCATGTTTGTCGGTggtgatggtgttcttggggtcataggcagcattcatGGCCTGTACATGGCTTTTGTGTCAGCAGAATAGATCTGTATATTTGTTTCCATTAGTGTATCTTAGGCTTCTACTGCAGTCTAAGCCCTTTAAgacagtgctcctaatctcagctcatgaCCTCATTTAGGATATAACAGGCTGGGACATTTTTAAGGCAGTATTTCCTGATTCAGAGCATGTAAAAACATTCACCTGTGGCAGAGATAAAATGGCATATATAGCCAGGTTTGGTATTGCACCGTTTAGCAAAAGACAGCTGACCACAAAAATGAATGACGAATCGTATGTCGTTATGTTCGAAGATGATATTTTGGATAGAGAAATTGAGAGAAGGGCTTCTAAGCTACAAAAAATATACTGAGATGTATCAGTTTTAATGTTACAGATTTCGTTGAATAAACACTGACATGTTAAAACTGTTGAATGGCTGTTTATTTTTCTGTGCAAAAATGGTTTTCATTTTTCTCTGTTtgagtcttaaaaagtcttaaatatgaTTTTACAGCAACCCTGATGCTAACATTTCAAATGTTTTGCTTAATTTTAAAGGTGTGTTtaagtaatttgtttgattacatGCTTTCACTGACAAACCTCATTGTCTCATTGTGGACAGAATGCCAGAAAGTGAAAGAGAGATCATTGTTTGAAGTTGCCTTCATAGAAGTCCTCATTAGAACACTGAAGCTGTTGTCTAGCTGACTTGTTTTCCTTTGATAACGTAAGAGGTTTAAAGTATTTATTAGCCATCTATATAATTTTATTCATATTgataaaatgttgttgttttggtTAATGtcttgaaaattatgtttttattagctgttcaGATTTATTTCCAATACCATGgagttatttatttctgtgttagTTCCTGATTGACAGTAAGGGAAGTAATCTGGGACAAAGATGAAATTGCTCAAACTGACGTCATAACAGTCCTATCTGTCCAATCCTTTTGTTGGCTTTGAGGCCTCTGCCATTTTGGACCAGTGACCGAGACGTTCAGAATGAAGGTAATCCAGGCCTGATCTCcatcttttctttcttttgtcatTGGCTGATCACAAGCCTAGTAGTATGCTTGATATTCTTTTTGCTTTGTTTGTCTATTTTGGTCTAAGGGTCAAAGAGtagtaatattttttcccccatgAGCAATTCTACTGGGCTGACCTGACCCCTGTACAGGAGGTAGGAGCAGCTCAAAAACACATTAGTGCAAACAACAGGTCCTCTTGTTTTAGTATGCACTTTGCAGTCTGAAATGGAAACACTTTTAGCATATTCTGGCCATCCTTTTGTTAcaattttttcacaattttgtttGGAACTGCTCATCCTTTTGTGTTTCCTTTGGTGTCTGTGTCAGCTTCCACTGTGACACCAGCAGACAGCCAATAATTGCGTTCAGATGGCAACTCACCTCTGCTGTCATGAAGTCCTCTGTGGTGTTCAGCTGCAGGACAGTGTGAGCCCGTTTCCATGTTGTCACTCTGTAAGGCGATCAAAACTGAAATTTTCTGGCAGGATGAACTGACATCTTTACGCTTCTGGCGCCATGTCTAATAGGTATTCTCAGGGAGGCATTAATCACATAGATTACATTGATGAGCTGTGGACAATATACTGTTTACATTTTCATATGTGACAGAAAGTACAGCAAATCAATTACAGTGGTCTTTTCTGAGTTCAAAGGCACCCAATCTCTACCTTTGTGGTGAAGGAACAtagtaatatttacaatattgaCAATGAAATCAAAGGACAACATGCTAAACAAATgactaaaatatacaaataagaaaTTAACTCATGAGGGCAAATAAAGAATTTATTAAAAAcggaatgaacaaataaaaaatcaGTCTATACCACAATATTACAGCGCAATAACAAATACACCAATTCAACACTTCCTCATTCTCCAGGAATATATGGAATATTTCAAAGGACGCCAGTCTTCAGGTGATAAATCAGCAGGTGCGCCTGTGTATATCCACTTAGGGAGTCATAAAtcaaagaaagaaactcatacatgtTTTGGACAACTTGAGGGTCAAcaattttttgagtgaactgtccctttcagACAAATGAACAGCTTGTCTTCAATGTGATGCTTCATGTGACTTCAAACCAgatccacactgttggcaggttaaAGGCCAACAGATCCTGAGGATTTTGAAGTTTTCTTGTTGAGGCGAGCTCTTCCCACACCATTGTCAGGTGGAAGGCTTTTCTTCtctgtgaattctcatgtggtctgTAAGGTTTCCTTGTTGATTTAAATCCTTTCCACACCAAgggcatatacattttttataatgttaAGTTTTATCTCCActgtggattctcatgtggactttaaggtatcCTTTTTTAGTGAATATTCTACCACAATGGTGGCAGATGAAGCTCTCTTCTatgtgaattctcatatggacATTGAGGTTTCCTTGttggctgaaactctttccacactgttgacagatgtaaggcttctctccagtgtggattctcatgtggtaTTTGAGGCCTCCTTTTCGAACAAAActatttccacacagtttgcaggtgtaaggtttctctccggtgtgaactctcGTGTGTCTGTTAAGGACTGCTATTTGACCGAAACTTATTCCACATTGAGAGCAGGTGTAAGGtttttctcctgtgtgaattctcatgtgccttttaaggacTCCTATTTGAGTAAAACATATGCCACACTGGTCGCaagtgtaaggtttctctccggtgtgaatcctcatgtgtctgttaagggttCCTTTCATAATGAATcttcttccacattgtttgcaggtgtaaggcttttctccagtgtgaattctcatgtggatttgAAGGTTTGGTTTtttagtgaaactctttccacattgttggcagatgAAATTATTTCCAGATTCTGTCTTTTGAGCTCTTCTTTGTGAAGGTGTATTTTTAGTCTGTGAGCAACTAAACAATTTTTCTTTAGTGTAATCAAGTTTGTCATACTGTACTTTATCTTCCATTTCATTTAGTTCTTCACTTTTCTCTTTCAGCAGCATCATGTCTAAAGCAAAAAGACACCAATACAAGTTAAAAAAATACTTTCTGCCAACAACATGTATGTAAGATGGTACTGAAAGAGGTGTTGCCTGTAATTCACCAAAATATTTTTCTGACTGGCAGTTATCAAACCCCTAAGGATCAAGTTGAACTTGCACGATAACATGCATCTTCACTACGACACACCCATTATGGCATTGGTCCTGCCTTTTGTTTACACAGGATCCAATGGCTTTACGAGTTTTACGAGTTTCCcccaagttttatttattttttcttgaaaattgtatttgaatgtgcGCAACTATAGTTGCCAGTGGgcaaatatgttgtatgcaccCCTTCAATCTCTTGATCTTCAATCTCCCTCCTCTTGAATGAGACGAGAGCATTTGGCAtctaaccactgatctataagaGAGAACTTTATTGCTCATGaagtcataaaagtgaagccaccgcgccaccatattagtattccctagtatttgcaaacattctattgaatgaataggaaattatacgattttattgagaagacatcacataacaagtcagtgtTTCTGTATCttaagtctcactgtacattttcacaatgcaaacgtcaTAAGCATGTAAACAGTTATTTGtttaatgttgggaattccctctgtttattaaaaatgtacgttcatagaGCCTACATTACAGTCGTACATCAGATAAAAATAAACATCGGATGTTCAACATATGCTACAAAAGACAAAGTGCTCATTTAGAAATCTGAATGAAGATGCATGATTTGTATACATAAACAGTGAATAACTATATTAAGGTCTatgtaattttgtatttattcgtATATTCGTAGGCTAACTGAATGTTTCAACAATACTTGCATTAACAGTAatcattttgaagcaggtaataatttgttcattaaattaataattatttcaaCATATTCATAAcattttac
Proteins encoded in this region:
- the LOC141332716 gene encoding uncharacterized protein — its product is MEFIKEESEGMKIEETFRVKHEDTEEQTDMMLLKEKSEELNEMEDKVQYDKLDYTKEKLFSCSQTKNTPSQRRAQKTESGNNFICQQCGKSFTKKPNLQIHMRIHTGEKPYTCKQCGRRFIMKGTLNRHMRIHTGEKPYTCDQCGICFTQIGVLKRHMRIHTGEKPYTCSQCGISFGQIAVLNRHTRVHTGEKPYTCKLCGNSFVRKGGLKYHMRIHTGEKPYICQQCGKSFSQQGNLNVHMRIHIEESFICHHCGRIFTKKGYLKVHMRIHSGDKT